A window of the Zeugodacus cucurbitae isolate PBARC_wt_2022May chromosome 2, idZeuCucr1.2, whole genome shotgun sequence genome harbors these coding sequences:
- the LOC105221685 gene encoding DNA ligase 1 isoform X3: MPFVAPKSTTTSTTGRTTFRPPWVKDDSTANAKPSVPWAKKTAATTADKEKDKEKENGAKAASTLAAKKSTAPATSNSIAKKVNETTAAAKKPAEPTKKAVVEPVKKNAEPAKKVIEPVKRVVEPAKKVVAPIKKAPEPVVTKKPTATAATKPTTAPVKKKEPTPSSSEEEETEEEEEETEEEESEEEESEEEEEESEEDANENEVEDLEGLSDLEFSENEFTQPSLRLGVKLKKTPQVKKKENEIPAPPPLPSLVPKAPPPPPPPLGAPGEKRNLSETQKAALEKLKTRPRRRPDWSEMMKEVESGRKLRHVECNDRSQPILTCKSMTKVDNKFIYETEKDNSHNKLLKQIQGGIKLKPTQTNDRSKPFIGGLRKFRKQMTIEEQIQKSQSKINLLAEAATAAVGATVGSSGTTDPVAITNSIVAALSIDDPSGDELDDIDKIRDDLQSTKQMLALELRNREAQDRENKKLLAQIATLEAELEREKSREKNLEYGSRIIVATMDPTPASEEAYLNSLKQEADDARKSAKDLETKYLDTGELLDQAKSEIEEQKRTIQMLERKLAQALQVEETSMPCPICAKRQQAKYFYSYDDPDDGESYYGFENFANGYTNKGGSSLNGSRRPSDVHGGRDSSPELELDVSESDPDEPEEKKLERRDRRIAKEVKVLRTKLTKVKVKREAAKKEKLALKQAMKKNHLILKEENKKFKKLEKEVQKMAASMKDDEEDEEGDDEKDEEAEDEEDEDESEEEEESEESESEESEAETESESEGEDASNADKKSNLEPRVKKHESRLLAMKKCNVLLQANVDNLQDEITQIRAKAANLQAELDAVLADLGF; the protein is encoded by the exons ATGCCATTCGTTGCGCCGAAGAGCACTACCACCAGCACCACCGGACGCACCACTTTTCGGCCGCCATGGGTGAAGGACGATTCGACCGCCAATGCCAAGCCCTCAGTCCCGTGGGCGAAAAAGACAGCTGCCACAACAGCCGATAAGGAGAAGGACAAAGAGAAAGAAAATGGTGCAAAAGCGGCTTCTACCTTGGCAGCCAAGAAGTCCACGGCTCCGGCAACCAGCAACTCCATTGcgaaaaaagtaaatgaaacaACTGCGGCTGCAAAAAAGCCTGCCGAGCCGACAAAAAAAGCCGTCGTAGAGCCTGTGAAAAAGAACGCTGAGCCAGCGAAGAAAGTGATTGAACCGGTTAAACGCGTAGTAGAGCCTGCTAAGAAAGTAGTGGCACCTATTAAGAAGGCGCCAGAGCCCGTGGTAACCAAAAAGCCAACTGCGACTGCGGCAACGAAACCAACTACTGCACCAGTAAAGAAGAAAGAACCAACTCCATCATCATCAGAAGAAGAGGAGactgaagaagaggaagaagagaCTGAGGAAGAAGAGAGCGAAGAAGAAGAGagcgaagaagaagaggaagaaagtGAGGAGGATGCAAATGAGAACGAAGTGGAAGATCTCGAAGGACTGTCCGATTTAGAGTTTTCGGAAAACGAATTTACACAACCATCCCTGAGACTGGGCGTGAAACTAAAGAAGACACCACAAGTCAAAAAGAAGGAGAATGAAA TTCCCGCGCCACCGCCGCTGCCTTCACTGGTGCCCAAAGCACccccaccaccgccaccaccattGGGCGCTCCCGGCGAGAAACGAAATCTAAGTGAAACACAAAAGGCCGCCTTAGAAAAACTTAA GACGCGGCCGCGCAGGCGTCCAGACTGGTCAGAAATGATGAAGGAGGTAGAGTCCGGCCGGAAATTGCGCCATGTGGAATGCAATGACAG ATCTCAGCCGATTCTTACATGCAAATCGATGACGAAAGTGGATAATAAGTTTATATACGAAACCGAAAAGGATAACTCACACAATAAGTTGCTTAAACAAATTCAGGGTGGCATCAAACTAAAGCCCACACAAACGAACGATCGTAGTAAACCGTTCATTGGGGGATTACGGAAGTTCCGCAAGCAGATGACCATAGAGGAACAGATACAGAAGTCCCAGTCGAAGATTAACCTGTTAGCGGAG GCTGCTACAGCTGCTGTTGGCGCCACTGTAGGCTCTTCCGGCACCACTGACCCGGTCGCTATCACAAATAGTATTGTGGCTGCCCTCTCGATTGATGATCCTAGTGGTGATGAACTTGACGACATTGACAAAATACGTGATGATCTTCAAAGCACGAAGCAAATGTTGGCACTGGAACTACGCAATCGTGAAGCGCAGGACcgtgaaaataagaaattgcTTGCACAAATAGCCACACTAGAAGCGGAGTTGGAGCGCGAAAAATCACGCGAAAAGAATCTGGAATATGGTTCTCGTATTATTGTAGCAACCATGGATCCCACACCGGCCAGCGAGGAGGCATACTTGAATTCACTTAAACAAGAAGCAGATGACGCTCGCAAATCAGCGAAAGACCTGGAGACAAAATATCTAGATACAGGAGAATTATTAGATCAAGCTAAGAGTGAGATTGAAGAACAAAAACGAACGATACAGATGCTAGAGCGAAAATTAGCGCAGGCATTGCAG GTTGAAGAAACAAGCATGCCATGCCCCATATGCGCTAAAAGACAACaagctaaatatttttattcatatgaTGATCCAGATGATGGCGAATCATATTATGGCTTTGAAAATTTTGCTAACGGCTATACTAACAAG GGAGGTAGTTCTTTGAACGGATCCCGACGTCCGAGCGACGTGCATGGTGGACGCGATAGTTCTCCCGAATTAGAATTAGATGTGAGCGAGAGTGATCCAGATGAACCGGAAGAGAAGAAATTGGAACGGCGCGATCGTCGCATCGCCAAGGAAGTGAAAGTGCTTCGTACTAAACTAACAAAGGTAAAGGTTAAACGTGAAGCAgctaaaaaggaaaaattagcATTGAAGCAAGCTATGAAGAAGAATCATCTCATACTCAA AGAGGAAAAtaagaagtttaaaaaattagagAAAGAGGTTCAAAAGATGGCTGCTTCCATGAAAGACGACGAGGAAGACGAGGAAGGTGATGATGAAAAG GACGAAGAAGCAGAAGATGAGGAGGATGAAGACGAGTCTGAGGAAGAAGAAGAGTCCGAAGAATCAGAATCAGAAGAAAGTGAAGCAGAAACTGAAAGCGAGTCCGAAGGCGAG GACGCTAGCAATGCCGATAAGAAGAGTAATCTAGAACCTCGAGTAAAGAAACACGAAAGTCGCCTTTTAGCGATGAAGAAATGCAATGTGCTATTGCAGGCCAATGTTGACAATTTACAGGATGAGATTACACAAATTCGTGCAAAGGCAGCGAATTTACAAGCCGAATTAGATGCAGTATTGGCCGATCTGGGCTTCTAA
- the LOC105221685 gene encoding DNA ligase 1 isoform X5, with product MREFFPAPPPLPSLVPKAPPPPPPPLGAPGEKRNLSETQKAALEKLKTRPRRRPDWSEMMKEVESGRKLRHVECNDRSQPILTCKSMTKVDNKFIYETEKDNSHNKLLKQIQGGIKLKPTQTNDRSKPFIGGLRKFRKQMTIEEQIQKSQSKINLLAEAATAAVGATVGSSGTTDPVAITNSIVAALSIDDPSGDELDDIDKIRDDLQSTKQMLALELRNREAQDRENKKLLAQIATLEAELEREKSREKNLEYGSRIIVATMDPTPASEEAYLNSLKQEADDARKSAKDLETKYLDTGELLDQAKSEIEEQKRTIQMLERKLAQALQVEETSMPCPICAKRQQAKYFYSYDDPDDGESYYGFENFANGYTNKGGSSLNGSRRPSDVHGGRDSSPELELDVSESDPDEPEEKKLERRDRRIAKEVKVLRTKLTKVKVKREAAKKEKLALKQAMKKNHLILKEENKKFKKLEKEVQKMAASMKDDEEDEEGDDEKDEEAEDEEDEDESEEEEESEESESEESEAETESESEGEDASNADKKSNLEPRVKKHESRLLAMKKCNVLLQANVDNLQDEITQIRAKAANLQAELDAVLADLGF from the exons ATGCGTGAGTTTT TTCCCGCGCCACCGCCGCTGCCTTCACTGGTGCCCAAAGCACccccaccaccgccaccaccattGGGCGCTCCCGGCGAGAAACGAAATCTAAGTGAAACACAAAAGGCCGCCTTAGAAAAACTTAA GACGCGGCCGCGCAGGCGTCCAGACTGGTCAGAAATGATGAAGGAGGTAGAGTCCGGCCGGAAATTGCGCCATGTGGAATGCAATGACAG ATCTCAGCCGATTCTTACATGCAAATCGATGACGAAAGTGGATAATAAGTTTATATACGAAACCGAAAAGGATAACTCACACAATAAGTTGCTTAAACAAATTCAGGGTGGCATCAAACTAAAGCCCACACAAACGAACGATCGTAGTAAACCGTTCATTGGGGGATTACGGAAGTTCCGCAAGCAGATGACCATAGAGGAACAGATACAGAAGTCCCAGTCGAAGATTAACCTGTTAGCGGAG GCTGCTACAGCTGCTGTTGGCGCCACTGTAGGCTCTTCCGGCACCACTGACCCGGTCGCTATCACAAATAGTATTGTGGCTGCCCTCTCGATTGATGATCCTAGTGGTGATGAACTTGACGACATTGACAAAATACGTGATGATCTTCAAAGCACGAAGCAAATGTTGGCACTGGAACTACGCAATCGTGAAGCGCAGGACcgtgaaaataagaaattgcTTGCACAAATAGCCACACTAGAAGCGGAGTTGGAGCGCGAAAAATCACGCGAAAAGAATCTGGAATATGGTTCTCGTATTATTGTAGCAACCATGGATCCCACACCGGCCAGCGAGGAGGCATACTTGAATTCACTTAAACAAGAAGCAGATGACGCTCGCAAATCAGCGAAAGACCTGGAGACAAAATATCTAGATACAGGAGAATTATTAGATCAAGCTAAGAGTGAGATTGAAGAACAAAAACGAACGATACAGATGCTAGAGCGAAAATTAGCGCAGGCATTGCAG GTTGAAGAAACAAGCATGCCATGCCCCATATGCGCTAAAAGACAACaagctaaatatttttattcatatgaTGATCCAGATGATGGCGAATCATATTATGGCTTTGAAAATTTTGCTAACGGCTATACTAACAAG GGAGGTAGTTCTTTGAACGGATCCCGACGTCCGAGCGACGTGCATGGTGGACGCGATAGTTCTCCCGAATTAGAATTAGATGTGAGCGAGAGTGATCCAGATGAACCGGAAGAGAAGAAATTGGAACGGCGCGATCGTCGCATCGCCAAGGAAGTGAAAGTGCTTCGTACTAAACTAACAAAGGTAAAGGTTAAACGTGAAGCAgctaaaaaggaaaaattagcATTGAAGCAAGCTATGAAGAAGAATCATCTCATACTCAA AGAGGAAAAtaagaagtttaaaaaattagagAAAGAGGTTCAAAAGATGGCTGCTTCCATGAAAGACGACGAGGAAGACGAGGAAGGTGATGATGAAAAG GACGAAGAAGCAGAAGATGAGGAGGATGAAGACGAGTCTGAGGAAGAAGAAGAGTCCGAAGAATCAGAATCAGAAGAAAGTGAAGCAGAAACTGAAAGCGAGTCCGAAGGCGAG GACGCTAGCAATGCCGATAAGAAGAGTAATCTAGAACCTCGAGTAAAGAAACACGAAAGTCGCCTTTTAGCGATGAAGAAATGCAATGTGCTATTGCAGGCCAATGTTGACAATTTACAGGATGAGATTACACAAATTCGTGCAAAGGCAGCGAATTTACAAGCCGAATTAGATGCAGTATTGGCCGATCTGGGCTTCTAA
- the LOC105221685 gene encoding DNA ligase 1 isoform X6, translated as MMKEVESGRKLRHVECNDRSQPILTCKSMTKVDNKFIYETEKDNSHNKLLKQIQGGIKLKPTQTNDRSKPFIGGLRKFRKQMTIEEQIQKSQSKINLLAEAATAAVGATVGSSGTTDPVAITNSIVAALSIDDPSGDELDDIDKIRDDLQSTKQMLALELRNREAQDRENKKLLAQIATLEAELEREKSREKNLEYGSRIIVATMDPTPASEEAYLNSLKQEADDARKSAKDLETKYLDTGELLDQAKSEIEEQKRTIQMLERKLAQALQVEETSMPCPICAKRQQAKYFYSYDDPDDGESYYGFENFANGYTNKGGSSLNGSRRPSDVHGGRDSSPELELDVSESDPDEPEEKKLERRDRRIAKEVKVLRTKLTKVKVKREAAKKEKLALKQAMKKNHLILKEENKKFKKLEKEVQKMAASMKDDEEDEEGDDEKDEEAEDEEDEDESEEEEESEESESEESEAETESESEGEDASNADKKSNLEPRVKKHESRLLAMKKCNVLLQANVDNLQDEITQIRAKAANLQAELDAVLADLGF; from the exons ATGATGAAGGAGGTAGAGTCCGGCCGGAAATTGCGCCATGTGGAATGCAATGACAG ATCTCAGCCGATTCTTACATGCAAATCGATGACGAAAGTGGATAATAAGTTTATATACGAAACCGAAAAGGATAACTCACACAATAAGTTGCTTAAACAAATTCAGGGTGGCATCAAACTAAAGCCCACACAAACGAACGATCGTAGTAAACCGTTCATTGGGGGATTACGGAAGTTCCGCAAGCAGATGACCATAGAGGAACAGATACAGAAGTCCCAGTCGAAGATTAACCTGTTAGCGGAG GCTGCTACAGCTGCTGTTGGCGCCACTGTAGGCTCTTCCGGCACCACTGACCCGGTCGCTATCACAAATAGTATTGTGGCTGCCCTCTCGATTGATGATCCTAGTGGTGATGAACTTGACGACATTGACAAAATACGTGATGATCTTCAAAGCACGAAGCAAATGTTGGCACTGGAACTACGCAATCGTGAAGCGCAGGACcgtgaaaataagaaattgcTTGCACAAATAGCCACACTAGAAGCGGAGTTGGAGCGCGAAAAATCACGCGAAAAGAATCTGGAATATGGTTCTCGTATTATTGTAGCAACCATGGATCCCACACCGGCCAGCGAGGAGGCATACTTGAATTCACTTAAACAAGAAGCAGATGACGCTCGCAAATCAGCGAAAGACCTGGAGACAAAATATCTAGATACAGGAGAATTATTAGATCAAGCTAAGAGTGAGATTGAAGAACAAAAACGAACGATACAGATGCTAGAGCGAAAATTAGCGCAGGCATTGCAG GTTGAAGAAACAAGCATGCCATGCCCCATATGCGCTAAAAGACAACaagctaaatatttttattcatatgaTGATCCAGATGATGGCGAATCATATTATGGCTTTGAAAATTTTGCTAACGGCTATACTAACAAG GGAGGTAGTTCTTTGAACGGATCCCGACGTCCGAGCGACGTGCATGGTGGACGCGATAGTTCTCCCGAATTAGAATTAGATGTGAGCGAGAGTGATCCAGATGAACCGGAAGAGAAGAAATTGGAACGGCGCGATCGTCGCATCGCCAAGGAAGTGAAAGTGCTTCGTACTAAACTAACAAAGGTAAAGGTTAAACGTGAAGCAgctaaaaaggaaaaattagcATTGAAGCAAGCTATGAAGAAGAATCATCTCATACTCAA AGAGGAAAAtaagaagtttaaaaaattagagAAAGAGGTTCAAAAGATGGCTGCTTCCATGAAAGACGACGAGGAAGACGAGGAAGGTGATGATGAAAAG GACGAAGAAGCAGAAGATGAGGAGGATGAAGACGAGTCTGAGGAAGAAGAAGAGTCCGAAGAATCAGAATCAGAAGAAAGTGAAGCAGAAACTGAAAGCGAGTCCGAAGGCGAG GACGCTAGCAATGCCGATAAGAAGAGTAATCTAGAACCTCGAGTAAAGAAACACGAAAGTCGCCTTTTAGCGATGAAGAAATGCAATGTGCTATTGCAGGCCAATGTTGACAATTTACAGGATGAGATTACACAAATTCGTGCAAAGGCAGCGAATTTACAAGCCGAATTAGATGCAGTATTGGCCGATCTGGGCTTCTAA
- the LOC105221685 gene encoding glutamic acid-rich protein isoform X1, giving the protein MPFVAPKSTTTSTTGRTTFRPPWVKDDSTANAKPSVPWAKKTAATTADKEKDKEKENGAKAASTLAAKKSTAPATSNSIAKKVNETTAAAKKPAEPTKKAVVEPVKKNAEPAKKVIEPVKRVVEPAKKVVAPIKKAPEPVVTKKPTATAATKPTTAPVKKKEPTPSSSEEEETEEEEEETEEEESEEEESEEEEEESEEDANENEVEDLEGLSDLEFSENEFTQPSLRLGVKLKKTPQVKKKENESELSRRFSIEKPKLRPVMVKRDKSMKKVEGDSDDDEDENEEERERQLRFKLEKPKLRHVKREEKPLPSKSTEDIMKIRPVLKKVSKIDEILKEPKEEPKPEFKTKQLRKAPSIKREPSMKNVPAPPPLPSLVPKAPPPPPPPLGAPGEKRNLSETQKAALEKLKTRPRRRPDWSEMMKEVESGRKLRHVECNDRSQPILTCKSMTKVDNKFIYETEKDNSHNKLLKQIQGGIKLKPTQTNDRSKPFIGGLRKFRKQMTIEEQIQKSQSKINLLAEAATAAVGATVGSSGTTDPVAITNSIVAALSIDDPSGDELDDIDKIRDDLQSTKQMLALELRNREAQDRENKKLLAQIATLEAELEREKSREKNLEYGSRIIVATMDPTPASEEAYLNSLKQEADDARKSAKDLETKYLDTGELLDQAKSEIEEQKRTIQMLERKLAQALQVEETSMPCPICAKRQQAKYFYSYDDPDDGESYYGFENFANGYTNKGGSSLNGSRRPSDVHGGRDSSPELELDVSESDPDEPEEKKLERRDRRIAKEVKVLRTKLTKVKVKREAAKKEKLALKQAMKKNHLILKEENKKFKKLEKEVQKMAASMKDDEEDEEGDDEKDEEAEDEEDEDESEEEEESEESESEESEAETESESEGEDASNADKKSNLEPRVKKHESRLLAMKKCNVLLQANVDNLQDEITQIRAKAANLQAELDAVLADLGF; this is encoded by the exons ATGCCATTCGTTGCGCCGAAGAGCACTACCACCAGCACCACCGGACGCACCACTTTTCGGCCGCCATGGGTGAAGGACGATTCGACCGCCAATGCCAAGCCCTCAGTCCCGTGGGCGAAAAAGACAGCTGCCACAACAGCCGATAAGGAGAAGGACAAAGAGAAAGAAAATGGTGCAAAAGCGGCTTCTACCTTGGCAGCCAAGAAGTCCACGGCTCCGGCAACCAGCAACTCCATTGcgaaaaaagtaaatgaaacaACTGCGGCTGCAAAAAAGCCTGCCGAGCCGACAAAAAAAGCCGTCGTAGAGCCTGTGAAAAAGAACGCTGAGCCAGCGAAGAAAGTGATTGAACCGGTTAAACGCGTAGTAGAGCCTGCTAAGAAAGTAGTGGCACCTATTAAGAAGGCGCCAGAGCCCGTGGTAACCAAAAAGCCAACTGCGACTGCGGCAACGAAACCAACTACTGCACCAGTAAAGAAGAAAGAACCAACTCCATCATCATCAGAAGAAGAGGAGactgaagaagaggaagaagagaCTGAGGAAGAAGAGAGCGAAGAAGAAGAGagcgaagaagaagaggaagaaagtGAGGAGGATGCAAATGAGAACGAAGTGGAAGATCTCGAAGGACTGTCCGATTTAGAGTTTTCGGAAAACGAATTTACACAACCATCCCTGAGACTGGGCGTGAAACTAAAGAAGACACCACAAGTCAAAAAGAAGGAGAATGAAAGTGAGTTATCAAGACGCTTCTCAATTGAAAAACCAAAATTACGACCGGTCATGGTTAAGCGCGACAAGTCCATGAAAAAAGTTGAAGGTGACAGCGACGATGACGAAGACGAAAACGAAGAAGAACGGGAACGTCAGTTGCGTTTTAAATTAGAGAAACCGAAATTGCGACACGTTAAACGCGAAGAAAAACCCTTGCCAAGTAAGAGTACCGAGGATATTATGAAAATACGGCCCGTTTTGAAAAAGGTTTCCAAAATCGACGAAATACTCAAAGAGCCCAAAGAAGAGCCTAAACCCGAATTCAAAACTAAACAGTTGCGTAAGGCACCGTCAATCAAACGCGAGCCCAGCATGAAAAACG TTCCCGCGCCACCGCCGCTGCCTTCACTGGTGCCCAAAGCACccccaccaccgccaccaccattGGGCGCTCCCGGCGAGAAACGAAATCTAAGTGAAACACAAAAGGCCGCCTTAGAAAAACTTAA GACGCGGCCGCGCAGGCGTCCAGACTGGTCAGAAATGATGAAGGAGGTAGAGTCCGGCCGGAAATTGCGCCATGTGGAATGCAATGACAG ATCTCAGCCGATTCTTACATGCAAATCGATGACGAAAGTGGATAATAAGTTTATATACGAAACCGAAAAGGATAACTCACACAATAAGTTGCTTAAACAAATTCAGGGTGGCATCAAACTAAAGCCCACACAAACGAACGATCGTAGTAAACCGTTCATTGGGGGATTACGGAAGTTCCGCAAGCAGATGACCATAGAGGAACAGATACAGAAGTCCCAGTCGAAGATTAACCTGTTAGCGGAG GCTGCTACAGCTGCTGTTGGCGCCACTGTAGGCTCTTCCGGCACCACTGACCCGGTCGCTATCACAAATAGTATTGTGGCTGCCCTCTCGATTGATGATCCTAGTGGTGATGAACTTGACGACATTGACAAAATACGTGATGATCTTCAAAGCACGAAGCAAATGTTGGCACTGGAACTACGCAATCGTGAAGCGCAGGACcgtgaaaataagaaattgcTTGCACAAATAGCCACACTAGAAGCGGAGTTGGAGCGCGAAAAATCACGCGAAAAGAATCTGGAATATGGTTCTCGTATTATTGTAGCAACCATGGATCCCACACCGGCCAGCGAGGAGGCATACTTGAATTCACTTAAACAAGAAGCAGATGACGCTCGCAAATCAGCGAAAGACCTGGAGACAAAATATCTAGATACAGGAGAATTATTAGATCAAGCTAAGAGTGAGATTGAAGAACAAAAACGAACGATACAGATGCTAGAGCGAAAATTAGCGCAGGCATTGCAG GTTGAAGAAACAAGCATGCCATGCCCCATATGCGCTAAAAGACAACaagctaaatatttttattcatatgaTGATCCAGATGATGGCGAATCATATTATGGCTTTGAAAATTTTGCTAACGGCTATACTAACAAG GGAGGTAGTTCTTTGAACGGATCCCGACGTCCGAGCGACGTGCATGGTGGACGCGATAGTTCTCCCGAATTAGAATTAGATGTGAGCGAGAGTGATCCAGATGAACCGGAAGAGAAGAAATTGGAACGGCGCGATCGTCGCATCGCCAAGGAAGTGAAAGTGCTTCGTACTAAACTAACAAAGGTAAAGGTTAAACGTGAAGCAgctaaaaaggaaaaattagcATTGAAGCAAGCTATGAAGAAGAATCATCTCATACTCAA AGAGGAAAAtaagaagtttaaaaaattagagAAAGAGGTTCAAAAGATGGCTGCTTCCATGAAAGACGACGAGGAAGACGAGGAAGGTGATGATGAAAAG GACGAAGAAGCAGAAGATGAGGAGGATGAAGACGAGTCTGAGGAAGAAGAAGAGTCCGAAGAATCAGAATCAGAAGAAAGTGAAGCAGAAACTGAAAGCGAGTCCGAAGGCGAG GACGCTAGCAATGCCGATAAGAAGAGTAATCTAGAACCTCGAGTAAAGAAACACGAAAGTCGCCTTTTAGCGATGAAGAAATGCAATGTGCTATTGCAGGCCAATGTTGACAATTTACAGGATGAGATTACACAAATTCGTGCAAAGGCAGCGAATTTACAAGCCGAATTAGATGCAGTATTGGCCGATCTGGGCTTCTAA